In Acidimicrobiales bacterium, one DNA window encodes the following:
- a CDS encoding amidohydrolase family protein yields MSDATTIHDVVITGGTVLDGTGAEGVRADVAIDGDRITAIGDLAGATGRSTIDAAGLVVTPGFVDLHTHLDAQIAWDPCMTSSSWHGVTTALIGNCGVAFAPAAPGERRYLAEMMESVEDIPHEAILDSLPWDWTTYPEYLDSVQRMRPALNVVGLVGHCAVRHHVMGERSLGDEPPTPAELDRIGAIVEESVAGGAAGFSTSRLTGHRVPDGRCVPGTFAPDEELFAVASAMNRAGGGIFQAVLNETRTREEFDLLWEMAGRAGDVLFSGALGNNPERVPRILERYDDFLGGVRADAGRITALGMTRPSGLLLGLHQLTPAWGPAWKELMALPTLADRVAALREPATRRALVADGEANGISFGAERVRPLGTAPQPDYVGPTLAELAERAGVHPVEIVLDQLLETEGRALFCVAFFNDAHEHLGEFLALDGVLPGLGDAGAHAGQICDADAPTHYLTYWSREQGAAPLPDAVHRLTAKPARVLGLVDRGTLRAGAYADVNVFDPERLSYGYPQYSNDIPGGSGRFSVGSSGYAATLVNGVVVTEEGANTGARPGTVLREFSRD; encoded by the coding sequence GTGTCCGACGCGACCACCATCCACGACGTCGTCATCACGGGCGGCACCGTGCTCGACGGCACCGGCGCCGAGGGCGTGCGGGCCGACGTGGCCATCGACGGCGACCGCATCACCGCGATCGGCGACCTGGCCGGCGCAACCGGGCGGTCGACCATCGACGCCGCCGGCCTCGTCGTCACCCCGGGCTTCGTCGACCTCCACACCCACCTCGACGCCCAGATCGCGTGGGACCCTTGCATGACGTCGTCGTCGTGGCACGGCGTGACCACGGCGCTCATCGGCAACTGCGGCGTGGCCTTCGCTCCGGCCGCTCCCGGCGAACGTCGCTACCTGGCCGAGATGATGGAGAGCGTGGAGGACATCCCCCACGAGGCGATCCTCGACTCGCTGCCGTGGGACTGGACCACGTATCCGGAGTACCTCGACTCGGTGCAGCGGATGCGGCCGGCGCTGAACGTCGTGGGCCTGGTCGGCCACTGCGCGGTCCGCCACCACGTCATGGGCGAGCGCTCGCTCGGCGACGAGCCGCCCACGCCGGCCGAGCTCGACCGGATCGGCGCCATCGTCGAGGAGTCGGTGGCCGGCGGGGCGGCGGGCTTCTCCACCTCCCGCCTGACCGGTCACCGGGTGCCCGACGGCCGCTGCGTCCCGGGGACGTTCGCCCCCGACGAGGAGCTCTTCGCCGTCGCGTCGGCCATGAACCGGGCCGGCGGTGGGATCTTCCAGGCCGTGCTCAACGAGACTCGGACCCGGGAGGAGTTCGACCTGCTCTGGGAGATGGCCGGGCGCGCCGGCGACGTCCTCTTCTCCGGCGCCCTCGGCAACAACCCCGAGCGGGTGCCCCGCATCCTCGAGCGCTACGACGACTTCCTCGGCGGCGTGCGCGCCGACGCCGGCCGCATCACCGCGTTGGGCATGACCCGCCCGAGTGGGCTGCTGCTGGGCCTGCACCAGCTGACCCCGGCGTGGGGGCCGGCGTGGAAGGAGCTGATGGCCCTGCCCACCCTCGCCGACCGGGTGGCGGCCCTCCGCGAGCCCGCCACCCGCCGGGCGCTGGTGGCCGACGGCGAGGCCAACGGCATCAGTTTCGGCGCCGAGCGGGTGCGCCCCCTCGGCACCGCCCCGCAGCCCGACTACGTCGGCCCCACCTTGGCCGAGCTGGCCGAGCGGGCCGGCGTCCACCCCGTCGAGATCGTGCTCGACCAGCTGCTCGAGACCGAGGGCCGGGCGCTTTTCTGCGTGGCCTTCTTCAACGACGCCCACGAGCACCTCGGGGAGTTCCTCGCCCTCGACGGCGTCCTGCCGGGCCTCGGCGACGCCGGTGCCCACGCCGGCCAGATCTGCGACGCCGACGCGCCGACCCACTACCTCACCTACTGGAGCCGCGAGCAGGGCGCCGCTCCCCTCCCGGACGCCGTCCACCGTCTCACCGCCAAGCCGGCGAGGGTGCTCGGCCTCGTCGACCGGGGGACACTCCGCGCCGGCGCCTACGCCGACGTGAACGTCTTCGACCCCGAGCGCCTCTCCTACGGCTACCCGCAGTACTCGAACGACATCCCGGGCGGCTCCGGCCGCTTCAGCGTCGGCTCGTCGGGCTACGCCGCCACCCTCGTCAACGGCGTCGTCGTCACCGAAGAGGGCGCCAACACCGGCGCCCGCCCCGGCACCGTCCTCCGCGAGTTCTCCCGGGATTGA
- the ligD gene encoding non-homologous end-joining DNA ligase gives MAAKAPAVEVEVGERTVRVSNPDRIYFPDTGTTKLDLVEYYLAVGPGIVNALRERPCMLHRFPSGLAGDKVHQKRVPAGAPPWLETVEVFFPRYKRTADELCVTELAHVIWAVQMSTVEFHPWNSRRADVEQPDEWRIDLDPMPDCPPDRTRRVAGVVHEVLDELGAVGWPKTSGGNGLHIYVRIPPEHGFADVRRAALAFAREVERRAPDDVTTTWWRKDRDPAALFVDYNQNARDHTMAAAYSVRGLPAATVSTPITWDEVDDVEAEDFTVATVPARFAEVGDLHAGIDDAIFAIDPLLDWAERDEAAGEPTAGPEPEPGA, from the coding sequence ATGGCTGCCAAGGCGCCGGCGGTGGAGGTCGAGGTGGGGGAGCGCACGGTGCGCGTCTCGAATCCCGACCGGATCTACTTCCCCGACACCGGGACCACGAAGCTGGATCTTGTCGAGTACTACCTCGCGGTCGGGCCGGGCATCGTGAACGCCCTGCGGGAGCGCCCGTGCATGCTGCACCGCTTTCCCTCGGGCCTCGCCGGCGACAAGGTGCACCAGAAGCGGGTGCCCGCCGGCGCCCCGCCGTGGCTCGAGACCGTGGAGGTGTTCTTCCCCCGCTACAAGCGGACCGCCGACGAGCTGTGCGTGACCGAGCTGGCGCACGTGATCTGGGCGGTGCAGATGTCGACCGTCGAGTTCCACCCCTGGAACTCCCGGCGGGCCGACGTCGAGCAGCCCGACGAGTGGCGCATCGACCTCGATCCGATGCCCGACTGCCCGCCCGACCGCACCCGCAGGGTGGCGGGGGTGGTCCACGAGGTGCTCGACGAGCTCGGCGCGGTGGGCTGGCCGAAGACCTCGGGCGGCAACGGGCTGCACATTTACGTCCGCATCCCGCCCGAGCACGGCTTCGCCGACGTCCGGCGTGCCGCGCTGGCCTTCGCCCGAGAGGTCGAGCGCCGGGCGCCCGACGACGTCACCACCACGTGGTGGCGCAAGGACCGGGACCCGGCCGCGCTGTTCGTCGACTACAACCAGAACGCCCGGGATCACACGATGGCGGCGGCGTACTCGGTGCGGGGGCTGCCGGCGGCGACGGTGTCGACGCCGATCACCTGGGACGAGGTCGACGACGTGGAGGCGGAGGACTTCACCGTGGCGACCGTGCCGGCCCGCTTCGCCGAGGTCGGCGACCTCCACGCCGGCATCGACGACGCCATCTTCGCGATCGACCCGCTGTTGGACTGGGCCGAGCGGGACGAGGCCGCAGGTGAGCCCACGGCGGGGCCGGAACCGGAACCCGGAGCCTGA
- a CDS encoding enoyl-CoA hydratase, giving the protein MSDVVRYEVADRVATITLDRPEARNALSREVIRLLPELVLRADGDPDVDVVILTGTDPAFCAGVDLKELGATNAIPGLGADAKALSRDAGTLDTRPGPFPAIAKPMIGAVNGVAVTGGFELALNCDLLIASDRARFADTHCRIGVQPGWGLTVLLAEAVGARRARQLSITGNFLDASTALAWGLVNEVVPHDELLPRCRALAADIVSNDQAGVRRILRTYAENELLAGADAWRNETAVSDAWFAELATRPGEVEARRQAVVERGRQQAGGPEATSER; this is encoded by the coding sequence ATGTCCGACGTCGTGCGCTACGAGGTGGCCGACCGGGTCGCCACCATCACCCTCGACCGGCCCGAGGCGCGCAACGCGCTGTCCCGAGAGGTCATCCGGCTCCTGCCCGAGCTGGTGCTGCGTGCCGACGGTGACCCGGACGTCGACGTCGTGATCCTCACGGGCACCGATCCGGCCTTCTGCGCCGGCGTGGACCTGAAGGAGCTCGGCGCCACCAACGCCATCCCCGGCCTCGGCGCCGACGCGAAGGCGCTGTCCCGTGACGCCGGCACCCTCGACACCCGGCCCGGCCCGTTCCCTGCGATCGCCAAGCCGATGATCGGCGCCGTGAACGGCGTGGCCGTCACCGGCGGCTTCGAGCTGGCCCTCAACTGCGACCTGCTCATCGCCTCGGACCGGGCCCGCTTCGCCGACACCCACTGCCGCATCGGCGTGCAGCCCGGGTGGGGGCTGACCGTCCTGCTGGCCGAGGCCGTCGGCGCGCGCCGGGCCCGTCAGCTGTCGATCACCGGCAACTTCCTCGACGCGTCGACGGCGCTGGCCTGGGGCCTGGTCAACGAGGTGGTGCCCCACGACGAGCTGCTCCCCCGTTGCCGGGCGCTGGCCGCCGACATCGTCTCCAACGACCAAGCCGGCGTGCGCCGCATCCTGCGCACCTACGCCGAGAACGAGCTGCTCGCCGGCGCCGACGCGTGGCGCAACGAGACCGCCGTGTCGGACGCGTGGTTCGCCGAGCTGGCGACGCGACCCGGCGAGGTCGAGGCCCGTCGCCAGGCCGTCGTGGAGCGCGGCCGCCAGCAGGCCGGCGGCCCCGAGGCCACCTCGGAGAGGTGA
- a CDS encoding DUF1214 domain-containing protein produces the protein MTSTAGAAYRAMLDELIGLGEWLDAQDLNDQDRAEGFRHLGHLLAVGLDHHLESDPERPLFTRIVSPFRKMQGDNPDAVYFWTKIRGDREYRVTGRNTGEGYLSFTVHGGDPNDANAERVIADVNETTLVHGADGESYEITVSPEPRPDGFAGNWLQTAPDAHSVVTRHYFERPTPAASDPDVHVVLRIEPVEDPGPAPTWTQDAIAERLAGVATFVASKTSGMTPPTEMPDIPFVSRTPNELPQPFSFRDAGIDVLGAVDAHYSMGPYELGDDEALVLEGTIPPAAFVNVMLWNKHMQTYEYRSHQTSLNRTQLELEPDGSYRIVIANRDPGVPNWLDTEGHTSGSIFWRFFLAEERPSPITCSVVPISDL, from the coding sequence ATGACATCGACTGCGGGGGCGGCGTACCGGGCGATGCTCGACGAGCTGATCGGGCTCGGCGAGTGGCTCGACGCCCAGGACCTCAACGACCAGGACCGGGCCGAGGGGTTCCGTCACCTCGGGCACCTCCTGGCGGTCGGCCTCGACCACCACCTCGAGAGCGACCCCGAGCGGCCGCTGTTCACCCGCATCGTCTCGCCCTTCCGCAAGATGCAGGGCGACAACCCCGACGCCGTCTACTTCTGGACCAAGATCCGGGGCGACCGCGAGTACCGGGTCACCGGGCGCAACACCGGCGAGGGCTACCTCTCCTTCACGGTCCACGGGGGCGACCCCAACGACGCCAACGCCGAGCGGGTGATCGCCGACGTGAACGAGACCACCCTCGTCCACGGGGCGGACGGCGAGAGCTACGAGATCACGGTCAGCCCCGAGCCGAGGCCCGACGGCTTCGCCGGCAATTGGCTGCAGACGGCGCCCGACGCCCATTCCGTCGTCACCCGCCACTACTTCGAGCGGCCCACCCCGGCGGCGTCCGACCCCGACGTCCACGTCGTCTTGCGCATCGAGCCCGTCGAGGACCCGGGACCGGCACCCACGTGGACGCAGGACGCGATCGCCGAGCGCTTGGCCGGGGTGGCCACCTTCGTCGCCTCCAAGACCTCGGGCATGACGCCGCCGACCGAGATGCCGGACATCCCCTTCGTGTCCCGGACGCCCAACGAGCTGCCGCAGCCCTTCAGCTTCCGCGACGCCGGCATCGACGTGCTGGGCGCGGTCGACGCCCACTACTCGATGGGGCCCTACGAGCTCGGCGACGACGAGGCGTTGGTGCTCGAGGGGACAATCCCGCCGGCGGCATTCGTGAACGTGATGCTCTGGAACAAGCACATGCAGACCTACGAGTACCGCTCGCACCAGACCTCGCTGAACCGCACGCAGCTCGAGCTGGAGCCCGACGGCAGCTACCGCATCGTCATCGCCAACCGCGACCCCGGCGTCCCCAACTGGCTCGACACCGAGGGCCACACCAGCGGCTCGATCTTCTGGCGGTTCTTCCTCGCCGAGGAGCGCCCCAGCCCCATCACCTGCTCCGTGGTGCCCATCAGCGATCTCTGA
- a CDS encoding zinc-dependent alcohol dehydrogenase family protein, whose amino-acid sequence MRAVVIDAARARPEVRTVAEPATPEEGVVVQVLATGLCRSDWHGWAGHDDDVTFPHVPGHELAGVVVDAGPEVRNWKAGDRVTVPFVCGCGRCEYCRAGDAQVCPHQTQPGFTHWGSFAEYVALHAADVNLVGVPDDVEFATAASLGCRFATAYRALAHRARVREGEWITVVGAGGVGLSAVMIGHALGARVVAVDRNPAALALAQELGAEQVVLADGADVPAALADLTGGGSHVAVDAVGSEATCADAILSLRRRGRHVQVGLLPPVEGRHPRVPMARVIGWELDLLGSHGMAAGDYPELLALVEEGVLQPQRLIERTIDLVEAAALLPRFDQAPVAGITVITP is encoded by the coding sequence GTGCGCGCCGTCGTCATCGACGCGGCCCGGGCCCGCCCAGAGGTGCGCACGGTCGCAGAGCCGGCGACGCCCGAGGAGGGCGTGGTGGTGCAGGTCCTGGCGACCGGGCTGTGCCGCAGCGACTGGCACGGCTGGGCCGGCCACGACGACGACGTCACCTTCCCCCACGTTCCGGGCCACGAGCTGGCCGGCGTGGTCGTGGACGCCGGCCCCGAGGTCCGGAACTGGAAGGCCGGGGACCGGGTGACCGTCCCGTTCGTGTGCGGGTGCGGCCGGTGCGAGTACTGCCGAGCCGGCGACGCCCAGGTGTGCCCGCACCAGACGCAACCCGGCTTCACCCATTGGGGCTCGTTCGCGGAGTACGTGGCCCTCCACGCCGCCGACGTGAACCTGGTGGGGGTCCCCGACGACGTCGAGTTCGCCACCGCGGCCAGCCTCGGCTGCCGGTTCGCCACTGCCTACCGTGCGCTCGCCCACCGGGCCCGCGTCCGGGAAGGCGAGTGGATCACCGTCGTGGGCGCCGGCGGGGTCGGGCTCAGTGCGGTCATGATCGGCCATGCGCTCGGTGCCCGCGTGGTCGCCGTCGACCGGAATCCGGCCGCCCTCGCGCTGGCACAGGAGCTCGGCGCCGAGCAGGTGGTCCTCGCGGACGGCGCCGATGTCCCCGCCGCCCTCGCCGACCTGACCGGCGGCGGCAGCCACGTAGCGGTCGACGCGGTCGGCAGCGAGGCGACCTGCGCCGACGCGATCCTCTCGCTGCGACGGCGGGGCCGGCACGTGCAGGTCGGCCTGCTCCCGCCGGTCGAAGGACGTCATCCCCGGGTGCCGATGGCCCGGGTGATCGGATGGGAGCTCGACCTCCTCGGCAGCCACGGGATGGCGGCGGGCGACTACCCCGAGCTGCTGGCGCTGGTCGAAGAGGGCGTCCTGCAACCGCAGCGCCTGATCGAGCGCACCATCGACCTCGTCGAGGCGGCGGCGCTCCTGCCCCGCTTCGACCAGGCCCCCGTCGCCGGGATCACCGTCATCACCCCGTAG
- a CDS encoding ribbon-helix-helix protein, CopG family: protein MAVRLTPELLAEVDRRARVLGRSRASVIRSLLGEALGTSSPPDDGVDRAQIRRALARSPDARIRHMNGVADQQRRLRARGGDAR from the coding sequence GTGGCCGTCCGCCTGACGCCGGAGCTCCTGGCGGAGGTGGACCGTCGCGCTCGCGTACTCGGGCGATCCCGTGCCTCGGTGATCCGCTCGCTGCTCGGCGAGGCACTCGGGACGTCATCGCCGCCCGACGACGGCGTGGACCGCGCCCAGATCCGCCGGGCGCTCGCGCGGTCACCCGACGCACGGATCCGCCACATGAACGGGGTCGCCGACCAGCAGCGGCGACTTCGGGCCCGAGGTGGCGACGCCCGATGA
- a CDS encoding crotonase/enoyl-CoA hydratase family protein — translation MSEPLVLVEPEGPVLVVTINRPEKKNAANAEVLCRMYDAWVRLDTDDDLRVAILTGKGDTFCAGMDLGEIGRLQAGVVDNEWLQRFQDEPDVILGGWLKTYRPTKPVILAAEGYARAGGTEILQGTDIRVAGESAVFGVTEVQRGLFPMAGSAVRLRRQVSYAVAAEMLLTGEDITAQRAFELGLVNHVVPDGTALDKAREIAARIARNGPLAVKAILATLRETEAMTEAEAFDIEMGHGMTVMGSEDAREGPRAFLEKRDPEFHGR, via the coding sequence ATGTCCGAACCGCTCGTGTTGGTGGAGCCCGAGGGCCCCGTGCTGGTCGTCACCATCAACCGTCCCGAGAAGAAGAACGCCGCCAACGCCGAGGTGCTCTGCCGGATGTACGACGCGTGGGTGCGTCTCGACACCGACGACGACCTGCGGGTGGCGATCCTGACCGGCAAGGGCGACACCTTCTGCGCCGGCATGGACCTGGGCGAGATCGGGCGGCTCCAGGCCGGCGTGGTCGACAACGAGTGGCTCCAGCGCTTCCAGGACGAGCCCGACGTGATCCTCGGGGGCTGGCTGAAGACCTATCGCCCCACGAAACCCGTGATCCTCGCCGCTGAGGGCTACGCCCGGGCCGGCGGCACCGAGATCCTCCAGGGCACCGACATCCGGGTGGCGGGGGAGAGTGCCGTCTTCGGGGTCACCGAGGTGCAGCGGGGCCTGTTCCCGATGGCGGGCTCGGCGGTGCGCCTCCGCCGTCAGGTTTCGTACGCGGTGGCGGCCGAGATGCTGCTGACCGGCGAGGACATCACCGCCCAGCGGGCGTTCGAGCTCGGCCTCGTCAACCACGTGGTCCCCGACGGCACCGCTCTCGACAAGGCCCGTGAGATCGCCGCCCGCATCGCCCGCAACGGGCCCCTCGCGGTGAAGGCCATCCTGGCCACGCTGCGCGAGACCGAGGCCATGACCGAGGCGGAGGCGTTCGACATCGAGATGGGCCACGGCATGACGGTGATGGGCTCCGAGGACGCCCGCGAGGGCCCGCGGGCCTTCCTCGAGAAGCGCGATCCCGAGTTCCACGGCCGCTGA
- a CDS encoding winged helix-turn-helix transcriptional regulator: MTMGADSVAVPRLSTAQGRNPFAGKGLAVTVALLLHGGRPQSVADLAERAEASRPLASQVVRRLRQLGLVVGEVSQGREGRLRPTLDLLLEGGRHWPAPAASVIGGRPPIDALPVGGGPALRLWTDTAWEAPPRLYVRRLDDAPGLLADAGGFLVSGGESDWEIAVVDFPFTAGPVPALVSALELAATPRGREVLAPHLTDLTSGWEAE, from the coding sequence TTGACCATGGGTGCCGATTCAGTCGCCGTGCCGAGGCTTTCGACGGCCCAGGGCCGAAACCCGTTCGCCGGCAAGGGTCTGGCCGTCACGGTGGCGCTGCTCCTGCACGGTGGGCGCCCGCAGTCGGTAGCCGACCTGGCGGAGCGGGCGGAGGCGAGTCGTCCGCTGGCGAGTCAGGTCGTGCGGCGCTTGCGCCAGCTCGGGCTCGTCGTCGGGGAGGTGAGTCAGGGTCGCGAGGGTCGACTACGACCGACCCTCGATCTCTTGCTCGAAGGTGGCCGCCACTGGCCGGCTCCCGCCGCCAGCGTGATCGGGGGACGGCCGCCGATCGATGCTTTGCCGGTGGGCGGGGGCCCGGCCCTTCGGCTCTGGACCGACACGGCGTGGGAAGCGCCGCCCCGGCTGTATGTTCGCCGCCTCGATGACGCCCCGGGCCTGCTTGCGGACGCGGGCGGGTTCCTGGTGAGTGGCGGTGAGTCGGACTGGGAAATCGCCGTGGTCGACTTTCCGTTCACCGCCGGTCCCGTTCCTGCTCTGGTCAGCGCACTCGAACTCGCGGCGACGCCACGAGGCCGTGAGGTGCTGGCACCCCACCTGACGGATCTGACAAGCGGCTGGGAAGCTGAATGA